From Primulina tabacum isolate GXHZ01 chromosome 2, ASM2559414v2, whole genome shotgun sequence, one genomic window encodes:
- the LOC142530997 gene encoding MLP-like protein 423: MGSKVEVEAEVKANANKFWESIRESSTLFPKIFPQQYESIEVLEGDGKSVGSVRLVKFAPGISEISSTKEKIESVDEGNKTVSYSVVDGDILKFYKNFKGNLSVNPKGDGSLVKWWCEFDKASEEIPDPDLLKHFALKNFQDLDDYLLKA; encoded by the exons ATGGGCTCCAAGGTTGAAGTGGAAGCTGAGGTTAAAGCAAATGCAAACAAGTTTTGGGAAAGCATAAGGGAATCGAGCACCCTCTTCCCCAAGATTTTCCCTCAGCAATACGAGAGCATTGAGGTTCTCGAAGGCGACGGAAAATCTGTTGGCTCTGTTCGTTTGGTTAAGTTTGCTCCAG GAATATCTGAGatctcaagcaccaaagaaaagaTAGAATCGGTGGATGAAGGGAACAAGACAGTGAGTTACAGTGTGGTTGATGGAGATATCTTGAAATTTTACAAGAATTTCAAAGGCAATCTATCTGTGAATCCCAAGGGAGATGGTAGTTTGGTCAAATGGTGGTGTGAGTTCGATAAGGCAAGCGAAGAGATCCCAGATCCAGATCTGCTCAAACATTTTGCTCTCAAGAATTTCCAAGATTTGGATGATTACCTTCTCAAGGCATAG